Proteins co-encoded in one Papaver somniferum cultivar HN1 chromosome 5, ASM357369v1, whole genome shotgun sequence genomic window:
- the LOC113280461 gene encoding uncharacterized protein LOC113280461 translates to MIDGQQQLRGQAQAQAPARQRRMPLNYIWSSAIPTKVSFLVWDAAMNGLPTINRLRRRGMAITNISCCLCHQEHESISHIFIQCEFAKKVWDHFLNLLEIRWRPPDSCMDFVVSWQLKFRTEPREFLKFCLPFAIWQQIWEERNDRVFRNKEKTVERVIIQVKDSLFS, encoded by the coding sequence ATGATTGATGGACAACAACAGTTACGAGGACAAGCTCAAGCTCAAGCTCCAGCAAGACAACGCAGAATGCCGTTGAATTACATTTGGAGTTCAGCAATCCCAACAAAAGTGTCATTTCTAGTTTGGGATGCAGCAATGAATGGATTACCAACTATTAATCGTCTACGTCGAAGAGGGATGGCAATCACAAACATTAGCTGTTGTCTGTGTCATCAAGAACACGAATCAATTTCACACATCTTTATTCAATGTGAGTTTGCAAAGAAAGTGTGGGATCATTTCTTAAACTTGTTGGAAATTAGATGGAGGCCGCCAGATTCATGTATGGATTTCGTTGTGTCTTGGCAGTTGAAATTCAGGACCGAACCAAGGGAATTTCTTAAATTCTGTTTGCCCTTCGCCATATGGCAGCAAATCTGGGAGGAAAGGAACGATAGAGTTTTCCGCAACAAGGAAAAAACAGTAGAAAGGGTTATCATTCAAGTGAAGGATTCCTTATTCAGTTAG